A region from the Tsuneonella mangrovi genome encodes:
- the pheS gene encoding phenylalanine--tRNA ligase subunit alpha, with protein sequence MTDTDESRLAETLAAIREAGDAAALETQRVAALGKQGWVSLLMKTLGQMTPDQRQSEGPRIQGIRAQVSDAIAERKAALDAAALEAQLANETLDLTLPAPEAPRGSIHPVSQVMDELAEIFADMGFSVATGPEIEDDWHNFTALNMDESHPARAMHDTFYFPDRDAQGNRMLLRTHTSPVQIRSMVEQGAPLRIIAPGRVYRSDSDATHTPMFHQVEGLVVDKGIHLGHLKWTLETFLKAFFERDDIVLRLRPSYFPFTEPSVEVDVGWQDVNGRRVLGGDGDAPGHGWMELLGSGIVNRRVIEFAGLDPDVWQGFAFGVGVDRLAMLKYAMDDLRAFFDGDQRWLDHYGFSPFDQPTLSGGVGARDSGARA encoded by the coding sequence ATGACCGATACCGACGAATCCCGACTGGCCGAGACTCTGGCCGCAATCCGCGAAGCGGGCGATGCCGCTGCGCTCGAGACGCAGCGCGTGGCCGCGCTTGGCAAGCAGGGCTGGGTCAGCCTGCTGATGAAGACTCTGGGGCAGATGACCCCTGATCAGCGCCAATCCGAAGGCCCGCGGATCCAGGGCATCCGCGCGCAGGTTTCCGACGCGATTGCCGAGCGAAAGGCGGCGCTCGACGCCGCCGCGCTCGAGGCGCAATTGGCGAATGAAACGCTCGACCTGACACTACCTGCCCCCGAGGCACCGCGCGGTTCGATCCACCCGGTGAGCCAAGTGATGGACGAGCTGGCGGAAATCTTCGCCGACATGGGCTTCTCGGTCGCTACCGGCCCTGAAATCGAGGACGACTGGCACAACTTCACGGCGCTCAACATGGACGAATCCCATCCAGCGCGGGCGATGCACGACACCTTCTATTTCCCCGACCGCGACGCACAGGGAAACCGGATGCTGTTGCGCACGCATACCTCACCGGTGCAGATCCGCTCGATGGTAGAGCAGGGCGCGCCTTTGCGGATTATCGCGCCCGGTCGAGTCTATCGCAGCGACAGCGACGCCACGCATACTCCGATGTTCCACCAGGTCGAAGGGCTGGTGGTCGACAAGGGCATTCACCTTGGCCACCTCAAGTGGACGCTCGAAACCTTCCTCAAGGCGTTCTTCGAGCGCGATGACATCGTTTTGCGGCTGCGCCCGAGCTACTTCCCGTTCACCGAACCATCGGTGGAGGTCGATGTCGGCTGGCAGGACGTGAACGGCCGCCGCGTATTGGGCGGCGATGGCGACGCGCCGGGTCACGGATGGATGGAACTGCTGGGGTCAGGGATCGTCAATCGGCGGGTGATCGAGTTCGCCGGACTCGATCCCGACGTGTGGCAGGGCTTCGCGTTCGGCGTTGGTGTCGACCGGCTTGCCATGCTCAAATATGCGATGGACGATTTGCGTGCGTTCTTCGACGGCGACCAGCGCTGGCTCGACCATTACGGCTTCTCGCCATTCGACCAGCCGACGCTTTCGGGTGGGGTTGGGGCAAGGGACTCGGGAGCGCGCGCATGA